From Halotia branconii CENA392, the proteins below share one genomic window:
- a CDS encoding TMEM165/GDT1 family protein, giving the protein MKLDSAPISLSSRFQTELKHSTESDLTTAIIEPLQPIVVDSQKKQKSATAIFGTTFITIFLAEIGDKTQLSTLLMSAESHSPWVVFLGSAVALVTTSFLGVLLGSWIANRLSPKIVEKSAGVMLLLIAVMLFWDVVSS; this is encoded by the coding sequence GTGAAACTTGACTCTGCACCTATAAGCCTTTCTAGCAGATTTCAGACTGAACTAAAACACAGCACTGAATCTGACTTAACTACTGCAATCATTGAGCCACTTCAGCCTATAGTTGTCGATAGTCAAAAAAAGCAGAAATCAGCAACGGCAATTTTTGGTACTACCTTCATCACCATTTTTCTGGCAGAAATTGGTGATAAAACTCAGTTATCTACCTTATTAATGAGTGCGGAATCTCATTCGCCGTGGGTGGTGTTTTTAGGATCTGCGGTTGCACTCGTAACTACTAGTTTTTTAGGCGTGCTTTTAGGTAGTTGGATAGCCAATCGTCTAAGCCCAAAAATCGTAGAAAAATCCGCAGGGGTAATGTTACTATTGATTGCCGTGATGTTGTTTTGGGATGTAGTCAGTAGTTAG
- a CDS encoding YkgJ family cysteine cluster protein gives MANWQCVKQCGACCHLDPAERPDLKEYLSPAELEKYLSMVGEDGWCVNFDHTSRECRIYANRPRFCRVELETFQDMYGIEPEELNEFAIDCCRQQIEGVYGDRSLEILRFDKAVGL, from the coding sequence ATGGCAAACTGGCAATGTGTCAAGCAATGTGGGGCTTGCTGTCATCTTGATCCAGCAGAACGTCCAGATTTAAAAGAGTATCTTTCACCAGCAGAATTAGAAAAATACCTCAGCATGGTAGGTGAAGATGGATGGTGTGTTAATTTCGACCATACCAGCAGAGAATGCCGGATCTACGCCAATCGTCCGCGTTTCTGCCGTGTGGAATTAGAAACGTTTCAGGATATGTATGGAATTGAGCCAGAAGAACTCAACGAATTTGCGATTGACTGCTGTCGGCAGCAAATAGAAGGAGTATACGGCGATCGCAGCTTAGAAATACTACGCTTTGACAAAGCTGTTGGCTTGTAG
- the psb30 gene encoding photosystem II reaction center protein Ycf12/Psb30 encodes MFEAIANINWEVIFQLTFVALIILAGPAVIFVLAFRNGNM; translated from the coding sequence ATGTTTGAAGCTATAGCTAATATTAATTGGGAAGTTATTTTCCAGCTAACCTTTGTTGCACTAATCATTCTTGCTGGCCCGGCGGTAATTTTTGTGCTGGCTTTTCGTAACGGTAACATGTAA
- a CDS encoding single-stranded-DNA-specific exonuclease RecJ, with protein sequence MLDRSISKFSQSSRRLPNQRWQIYPQKAEFAQHLADLTNISPIVSQLLINRGIETPKQAQAFLDPESLILPTPLEEFPALAISVELLQKAIASQEKIAICGDYDADGMTSTALLLRSLRTLGAKVDYAIPSRMHEGYGINKRIVEEFHSEGVGLILTVDNGISAYEPIARARELGVKVIVTDHHDIPQILPPANAILNPKLIAESSPYRGVAGVGVAYILAVSVAQQLGKMKGLVQPMLALFTLGTIADLAPLTGVNRRWVKRGLKHLPKSQLPGVQALIQVAGVQARGTERAGGAGEAGEAEEAGGDGKKLQSQIRNAKSLKPEDIGFRLGPRINAIGRIGNPQTMIELLTTDDMGIALERAMQCEQTNTSRQQMCEEIEQAAIAHVESEFIASLQQDRVLVIVQPNWHHGVIGIVASRLLERYGVPVFIGTYENAEHIRGSARGIPEFHVFAALEYCQDLLGKFGGHKAAGGFSLPAENLQALRSRLCEFANQCLEPQHLKPLLKIDAQVDFHQINQQLYQQLNALHPCGIDNPDPIFWTPNVQVVEQKIVGKGHIKLTFAQTINQQQYKIKAIAWRWRDYLPLPLRVDIAYKLRENDFNGDTTIELELLGARLPNDHYSQESIHPKLLPQSHLFDALPPKPLRTNFQYNQRQYNCGIYQNGVLPELRIKNPEGKVLVMHPGRTIGLLGTNRQDATEVDLSQPKYDSIIQAALQALSIVSAEL encoded by the coding sequence TACGCCACTAGAAGAATTTCCCGCTTTAGCAATAAGTGTAGAGTTATTGCAAAAGGCGATCGCTTCTCAAGAGAAAATTGCTATCTGTGGCGATTATGATGCAGATGGCATGACTAGCACGGCTCTACTTTTGCGTAGTCTGCGTACTTTGGGAGCTAAGGTAGATTACGCCATCCCTAGTAGGATGCATGAAGGCTACGGTATTAATAAACGCATTGTGGAAGAATTTCACAGCGAAGGCGTAGGACTAATTTTAACTGTAGATAATGGCATCTCAGCTTATGAACCAATTGCTAGAGCTAGAGAACTAGGAGTAAAAGTAATTGTTACCGATCACCACGATATTCCGCAAATATTACCTCCAGCCAATGCTATCCTCAATCCCAAACTCATTGCAGAATCTTCACCTTATCGGGGTGTTGCTGGTGTTGGTGTTGCCTATATTTTAGCGGTGTCTGTTGCCCAACAATTAGGAAAGATGAAAGGCTTAGTCCAGCCAATGCTAGCACTTTTTACACTGGGAACGATCGCAGATTTAGCTCCTTTAACTGGTGTCAACCGCCGCTGGGTAAAACGTGGTTTAAAGCATCTACCTAAATCCCAATTACCTGGGGTGCAAGCTTTAATTCAGGTGGCTGGGGTACAGGCGAGGGGGACTGAGAGAGCAGGGGGAGCAGGGGAGGCAGGGGAGGCAGAGGAAGCAGGGGGAGATGGAAAGAAACTTCAATCTCAAATCCGAAATGCAAAATCGTTGAAGCCGGAGGATATTGGGTTTCGTTTAGGGCCGCGTATTAATGCGATTGGACGAATTGGCAACCCGCAAACAATGATTGAATTGCTGACTACGGATGATATGGGAATCGCGCTAGAACGCGCTATGCAGTGCGAACAAACTAACACCAGTCGTCAGCAAATGTGCGAGGAAATTGAACAAGCAGCGATCGCTCATGTAGAATCAGAATTTATTGCTTCTTTACAGCAAGACCGAGTACTAGTTATTGTTCAACCTAATTGGCATCATGGTGTAATTGGGATCGTTGCTTCCCGTTTATTAGAACGCTATGGTGTTCCGGTATTTATCGGTACTTATGAAAATGCAGAACACATTCGCGGTTCAGCACGAGGAATCCCTGAATTTCATGTGTTTGCAGCTTTGGAATATTGCCAAGACTTGCTAGGCAAATTTGGTGGACACAAAGCAGCTGGAGGTTTTTCTCTACCAGCAGAAAATTTACAGGCATTGCGATCGCGTTTGTGTGAGTTTGCCAATCAGTGTTTAGAACCGCAGCACCTCAAGCCACTACTCAAAATTGATGCCCAAGTTGATTTTCATCAGATCAACCAGCAACTTTATCAACAGTTAAATGCTCTCCACCCTTGCGGTATTGATAATCCCGATCCCATATTTTGGACACCTAATGTCCAAGTTGTGGAGCAAAAAATTGTTGGTAAGGGTCATATCAAATTGACATTTGCTCAAACTATTAATCAACAACAATATAAGATTAAAGCGATCGCCTGGCGTTGGCGCGACTACTTACCTCTACCGCTGCGAGTAGATATTGCTTACAAGCTGCGAGAAAATGACTTTAATGGTGACACTACCATTGAGTTGGAGTTACTAGGTGCTAGGCTGCCAAACGATCATTACAGTCAGGAGTCAATTCATCCCAAACTACTACCGCAATCTCATTTATTTGATGCTTTACCACCTAAACCGCTAAGAACCAACTTTCAGTACAATCAGCGTCAATATAACTGTGGCATTTATCAAAACGGTGTTTTACCAGAATTAAGGATTAAAAATCCTGAAGGCAAAGTCTTAGTCATGCATCCAGGACGTACAATCGGTTTGCTTGGTACTAATCGTCAAGACGCTACGGAGGTTGACTTGTCTCAACCAAAATATGACAGCATTATCCAAGCTGCCCTGCAAGCGTTATCAATTGTAAGTGCCGAGCTGTGA